A genomic stretch from Nitrospiria bacterium includes:
- a CDS encoding SUMF1/EgtB/PvdO family nonheme iron enzyme, with the protein MMKSSRHSTHPKYVFRILCFIGVSIGSFSCSWPPSGMIWIPSGPFTMGSDEKDVQGRSIDLGLTKPWFEDEGPAHAVTLPGYYLDRTEVTNQNFADFVRARRAQAPESWKGGTYPAGLDRYPVTDVTWYEAAAYCLWAGKRLPTESEWEKAARGPKGLIYPWGNAFDARKANLLSDGPRPVGSFPQGESPYRVEDLVGNVWEWTADWYQPYPGNTRPSDNYGQRFKVIRGKSWTQGFGHQHADEAQEITAHEARASYRLYYDPGFSFGDLGFRCAKNG; encoded by the coding sequence ATGATGAAATCGTCTCGACATTCAACCCATCCCAAATACGTTTTCCGGATCCTTTGTTTCATCGGAGTGTCGATCGGCTCGTTTTCCTGCTCGTGGCCGCCTTCCGGGATGATCTGGATCCCTTCCGGCCCCTTCACGATGGGAAGCGACGAAAAAGATGTCCAGGGACGGAGCATCGATCTGGGTCTGACCAAGCCCTGGTTTGAAGACGAGGGGCCGGCGCATGCCGTCACCCTCCCGGGGTACTACCTCGACCGCACCGAGGTGACGAATCAGAACTTCGCGGACTTTGTCCGCGCGCGGCGCGCGCAAGCTCCCGAGTCCTGGAAGGGCGGGACTTATCCTGCGGGCCTGGATCGTTATCCCGTGACCGATGTGACCTGGTACGAGGCGGCCGCGTACTGCCTGTGGGCCGGAAAACGCCTCCCCACCGAGTCCGAATGGGAAAAGGCCGCGCGCGGACCCAAGGGGTTGATCTACCCGTGGGGAAATGCGTTCGACGCACGGAAGGCCAACCTGCTCTCGGACGGCCCGCGGCCGGTCGGGTCCTTTCCGCAGGGGGAAAGTCCGTATCGCGTGGAGGATCTGGTCGGGAACGTCTGGGAATGGACGGCGGATTGGTATCAACCGTATCCGGGCAATACGCGTCCCTCCGACAATTACGGACAGCGTTTCAAAGTGATCCGCGGAAAATCCTGGACCCAGGGTTTCGGCCATCAGCACGCGGATGAAGCGCAGGAAATCACCGCGCACGAGGCGCGGGCGTCCTATCGTCTTTATTATGACCCGGGGTTCAGTTTCGGGGATCTGGGCTTCCGGTGCGCAAAGAACGGCTGA
- a CDS encoding TldD/PmbA family protein has product MRDLTAIALNAAKRHGASYADIRILHITVEDLTVRNGELGDIRQDESLGIGVRVIVDGAWGFAAGPSLRKEDIRKTAVQACRIAKASAKLKKDRVRLSKEEVVDTAWQTPVVIDPFKVPVSQKLDLLFRTDEILRKDRRIKVAESTVGCVRERQWLATSEGTFIDQTLTRTGAGYSATAVEGGEVQKRSYPMSFGGQYMGMGYELVMGLALIENAEKTREEAVALLTAKPCPSGKKDLILDGTQLALQIHESMGHPSELDRVLGLEENYAGRSFLTLEKYKKFRYGSDRVTLMADSTVPGGLSTFGYDDDGVRAQRWPIVQNGIFVGYHTNREFAPVIGGSSRGACRADSWASLPMIRITNLSLMPGDRTPEELIADTKDGIFMCTNKSWSIDQMRYNFQFGCEIGWEIKNGKLGAMLKNCTYQGITPEFWGSCDGVSNGDHWTLWGVVNCGKGQPGQTAEMSHGAAPARFRKVTVGVTA; this is encoded by the coding sequence ATGCGTGACCTGACCGCCATCGCACTGAATGCCGCCAAACGCCACGGGGCGTCGTACGCCGATATCCGGATCCTGCACATCACGGTCGAGGATCTGACCGTCCGGAACGGCGAGCTGGGCGATATCCGACAGGACGAATCGCTCGGGATCGGCGTGCGCGTGATCGTGGACGGGGCCTGGGGCTTCGCGGCCGGCCCGTCCCTGAGGAAGGAAGATATCCGCAAGACCGCCGTCCAGGCCTGCCGGATCGCGAAGGCCAGCGCGAAATTGAAGAAAGACCGGGTGCGTCTCTCGAAGGAAGAGGTCGTGGACACGGCATGGCAGACCCCGGTCGTGATCGATCCCTTCAAAGTTCCCGTGAGCCAGAAACTCGACCTGCTGTTTCGGACCGATGAGATCCTCCGGAAAGACCGCCGCATCAAGGTCGCCGAGTCCACGGTGGGGTGCGTACGGGAGCGGCAGTGGCTGGCGACGAGCGAAGGGACCTTTATCGACCAGACGCTGACCCGTACCGGCGCGGGTTATTCCGCGACGGCCGTCGAGGGCGGCGAGGTCCAGAAGCGGTCCTACCCGATGAGCTTCGGGGGACAGTACATGGGAATGGGCTACGAGCTGGTCATGGGACTCGCCTTGATCGAGAACGCCGAGAAGACCCGCGAGGAGGCCGTGGCGCTGTTGACCGCGAAGCCCTGCCCTTCCGGAAAGAAGGACCTGATCCTGGACGGGACCCAGCTCGCGCTTCAAATCCATGAATCGATGGGCCATCCCTCGGAGCTGGATCGGGTCCTCGGACTGGAGGAAAATTACGCCGGCCGGAGTTTTCTGACGTTGGAGAAGTACAAGAAGTTCCGTTACGGCTCGGATCGGGTGACCCTGATGGCCGACTCGACCGTGCCGGGGGGGCTTTCGACCTTCGGTTACGACGACGACGGCGTACGCGCGCAGCGCTGGCCGATCGTCCAGAACGGGATCTTCGTCGGGTATCACACGAACCGCGAATTCGCCCCGGTGATCGGGGGGTCCAGCCGCGGAGCCTGCCGCGCCGATTCCTGGGCCTCGCTCCCGATGATCCGGATCACGAACCTGAGCCTGATGCCGGGCGACCGGACGCCGGAGGAGCTCATCGCCGACACGAAAGACGGGATTTTCATGTGCACGAACAAGAGTTGGTCGATCGACCAGATGCGGTACAATTTTCAGTTCGGATGCGAGATCGGCTGGGAGATCAAAAACGGAAAGCTCGGCGCGATGCTAAAGAACTGCACCTATCAGGGGATCACGCCGGAATTCTGGGGCTCCTGCGACGGGGTCTCAAACGGCGATCACTGGACGCTCTGGGGGGTCGTGAACTGCGGAAAGGGCCAGCCCGGTCAGACGGCCGAGATGTCCCACGGCGCCGCGCCGGCGAGGTTTCGGAAGGTCACGGTGGGGGTGACGGCCTAG
- a CDS encoding cytochrome b N-terminal domain-containing protein gives MSNGSLWNRLDQWTRLSRLSFPVPAHAKNLGYCLGGITLTGFSILFLTGLILAQFFNPQPDQANRSVHYIAEQVSGGRWLRSFHYWTAQAVILSMCAHLLRVFYSGSYKAPRILTWYFGTALFFTATMLSYFSGTVIKWDQEGSEALEHFQFVVGLLGPLGTLLGEGLTQSVSMNVRMYSFHVTLAPLLLIFLVVGHFYLIHVFNISPLPRGPHSKMPEVPKAELTGTFTEHLLGIVRFSLIFYGLVAILAAIVPASLGPAATSEATGVKPPWIYLWQYGVENFLGMAGILYSTLLLLLLFLIVPLLDRGLNRDPKDRKGVLALGALTGLVLLSLTLYGWLSPKQVHHGHGHGHGGNMEEMPGMEMNEAPSAGDSHPESVPPNEHHDDHHDEPPDHPSEQEAH, from the coding sequence ATGTCGAACGGCAGTCTCTGGAATCGGCTGGATCAATGGACCCGCTTGAGCCGCCTCTCCTTTCCGGTCCCGGCCCACGCGAAAAATCTCGGCTACTGCCTCGGCGGAATCACGCTGACGGGATTTTCCATTCTGTTTCTGACCGGCCTGATCCTGGCCCAATTTTTCAACCCCCAGCCGGACCAGGCCAACCGCAGCGTCCATTACATCGCGGAGCAGGTGAGCGGCGGACGGTGGCTCCGGTCCTTTCATTACTGGACGGCGCAGGCCGTTATCCTTTCGATGTGCGCGCACCTTCTCCGGGTCTTCTACAGCGGATCCTACAAGGCCCCGCGCATCCTGACCTGGTATTTTGGAACGGCGCTGTTTTTCACCGCCACGATGCTGTCCTATTTTTCGGGCACCGTGATCAAATGGGACCAGGAGGGGTCCGAGGCGCTGGAGCATTTCCAGTTCGTCGTGGGCCTCCTGGGGCCCCTCGGCACCCTGCTGGGGGAAGGCCTGACCCAAAGCGTCTCGATGAATGTCCGGATGTACAGCTTTCATGTCACGCTGGCCCCGCTGCTTTTGATTTTTCTGGTCGTCGGCCATTTCTATCTGATCCATGTCTTCAATATCTCGCCCCTTCCGCGGGGACCGCATTCCAAAATGCCCGAGGTCCCGAAGGCCGAGCTGACCGGGACCTTTACCGAACACCTCCTCGGGATCGTCCGCTTCAGCCTCATCTTCTATGGCCTGGTCGCGATCCTCGCCGCGATCGTTCCCGCGTCGCTGGGGCCCGCGGCCACGTCCGAGGCGACCGGGGTGAAACCGCCCTGGATCTATTTGTGGCAGTACGGCGTCGAGAATTTTCTGGGGATGGCCGGGATCCTGTACAGCACCCTGCTGCTGCTCCTGCTTTTTCTCATCGTGCCCTTGCTGGACCGTGGACTGAACCGCGATCCGAAGGACCGCAAGGGCGTTCTGGCGCTGGGGGCCCTGACCGGGCTCGTCCTCCTGAGCCTGACCCTCTATGGCTGGCTTTCCCCCAAACAGGTTCATCACGGCCACGGCCATGGCCACGGGGGAAATATGGAAGAGATGCCCGGGATGGAGATGAATGAAGCGCCGTCCGCCGGGGATTCTCACCCCGAATCCGTCCCGCCGAATGAACATCATGATGACCATCACGACGAGCCCCCGGACCATCCCTCCGAACAAGAGGCGCACTGA
- a CDS encoding TldD/PmbA family protein: MNESRFRDIVKEVTALAEGTAVEILFALQREGLTRFGNNIVSQHIDTGNAEAVIRVQKGRRQGRASCNQFDRATLERTVRKAVAIAAVQAEDPALLTFPEPQSYQPLSHSVPATLAVAPDEKVDQIRRAVSLCRRKKTTAAGIFSHGMQAVGLANSSGLFAYNDYTSASFSVTVMADDSSGWADSTQPNIHAVHPEVLTSVALEKALAGRRPRALPPGEYDVILEPAAVAELLLFMAWDGFGALPYLEGRSFVSGRLGQKILSEKVMIVDDVYNHQTLGLNFDYEGMPRQRVVLVDGGVAKAVVHDRKTAKEAGTESTGHALPQPNTNGPMPLNLMLAGGDSSVDEMVASTDRGLLITHFHYTNILEPMTLMITGMTRDGVFWVEKGKVRHPVKNFRFTESVVKAFNQVEALGRETVYAHAFWGGGIVCPAAKIRGFNFSSGTRF, encoded by the coding sequence ATGAACGAATCCCGGTTTCGTGACATCGTAAAAGAGGTGACGGCGCTGGCCGAGGGAACGGCCGTCGAAATCCTGTTTGCCCTGCAACGGGAAGGCCTCACCCGCTTCGGGAACAACATTGTTTCCCAGCACATCGATACCGGGAACGCCGAGGCGGTGATCCGCGTTCAAAAGGGGAGGCGCCAGGGACGGGCCAGCTGCAATCAGTTCGACCGCGCCACGCTGGAGCGGACGGTGAGGAAGGCCGTCGCGATCGCGGCGGTCCAGGCGGAAGACCCCGCGCTTTTGACCTTCCCGGAACCCCAGTCCTACCAGCCCCTTTCCCATTCCGTTCCGGCGACGCTGGCCGTCGCACCGGACGAAAAAGTGGATCAGATCCGCCGCGCCGTCTCGCTCTGCAGGAGAAAAAAGACGACTGCGGCCGGGATCTTCTCGCACGGGATGCAGGCGGTGGGCCTGGCGAATTCCAGCGGCCTCTTCGCCTACAACGATTACACCTCGGCGAGCTTTAGCGTGACGGTCATGGCCGACGACAGCTCCGGATGGGCCGACTCGACTCAACCGAACATCCATGCCGTCCATCCGGAGGTCCTGACCTCCGTCGCCCTGGAAAAGGCCCTGGCCGGTCGCCGTCCAAGGGCCCTGCCGCCGGGGGAGTACGACGTGATCCTGGAGCCGGCCGCGGTCGCGGAGCTGCTGCTCTTCATGGCCTGGGACGGCTTCGGCGCGCTGCCGTATCTGGAAGGCCGCAGCTTCGTGTCGGGAAGGCTGGGCCAAAAGATCTTGAGCGAGAAGGTGATGATCGTGGACGACGTCTACAACCACCAGACGCTCGGTCTGAATTTTGACTACGAGGGCATGCCGCGTCAACGCGTCGTTCTGGTGGACGGGGGCGTGGCCAAGGCGGTGGTGCATGACCGGAAGACGGCGAAAGAGGCCGGAACGGAATCGACCGGCCACGCGTTGCCGCAGCCGAATACCAACGGCCCGATGCCGCTCAATCTGATGCTGGCCGGGGGCGATTCGTCGGTGGACGAGATGGTCGCCTCGACCGATCGCGGGCTGTTGATCACCCATTTTCATTACACGAATATTCTCGAGCCCATGACCTTGATGATCACGGGCATGACGCGGGACGGCGTTTTTTGGGTCGAGAAGGGGAAGGTCAGGCATCCCGTGAAAAATTTCCGCTTCACCGAGAGCGTCGTGAAGGCCTTCAATCAGGTCGAGGCGCTCGGCCGTGAGACGGTTTATGCCCACGCCTTCTGGGGCGGGGGGATCGTCTGCCCGGCCGCGAAGATCCGGGGGTTTAATTTCTCGAGCGGGACCCGATTTTAA